The nucleotide window GGAGTCAGGCCATCGTTTTGCGGGGCATGGACTACAGCGAGACCAGCCGGATCGTGACGCTGTTCACGAGAAAGCAGGGCAAGATCAGTGTAATGGCGAAGGGCGCGCGTCGGACGAAGAGCTCGTTCGGGTCGACGCTCCAGCCGATGGCGTACACGCAGGTCGTGTACTATTACAAGCCGACGCGGACGCTGCAGATGTTGACCGAGAGCAGCCACGTCACCGCGTTCCACGACCTGAATCGCCGCCTTGAAAAGATCACGATCGGGTTACGCATCGTGGAGCTCGTCGATGCGCTCATGGAAGAAGAGGACCGTCAGCCGTCCGTCTTCGCCCTCGTCCTACAGGCCCTGGATGCACTTAACCGGGCCGAGGAGCGGATCGACAACCTGTGGCCCTTCGTGCAGTTACGCATCGCTCGTGCGCTCGGTGTTGCACCATCGATCGACCGCGAGAACGTCGAGGCCGTGACCGATGCCGGCGGGATCCTGTCGCTGGCGAACGGCGGGGTGTACCCACGGACCGCCCGCCCGAGTCACGCCCGAACAGCCTCTCGCGCCGCACTTCGAGCATTCGCTATTCTCGCTCGAGCCGACATCGACGTCATCCTCCGCATGGACCTGGACGAGCAGACCCGAGCGCGCGTCCACCGGCTCGTCGCCGAATACATGGAGTTCCACTTCGAGTCCGCGTACCCGACCCGCAGCCGCGACGTCATCGCCCAGCTGAAGTCTGGGGGATGAGGTTTGGACGTTTGAAGGTATGGAAGTATGAGAGTGTGTGGGTGTGAGAGCGAGAGAGGAGAGGGCGAAAGGGTGAAGGGGAGAGAGGGGTGAAGTGTGGACGTTTGGAGGTGTGAACGTGTCGAGGTTTGGGAGCAAGAGAGGCGAGCGAAACGAGAAACGGGTTACAGCGATGATTCGAAGCGGCCCAGCACTATCCCCAACTCTGAACCTTGAACACTGAACTTTGAACCCTCCGAAGGAGACGCGCTTGACCTTTTGCGGTGGGGTGGCTACTCTTACTGTGTGGATCATATGTTCCGGGCTGCAACGCCGCCAGAGGCCGGTTTTTTGTCTCTTGTCGGTTTGGGCAGCGGTCGGCTTCTGGGCCGGCCATTCCGTTCGCCGAGTCGTGCGACAGATCACGCCGTCAACCCATGGGTCGAAAAAAACTCACCGCCAAGCAGCACGAGTTTCTGCAGTTCCTGATCGATCACACCCAGGAGCATGAGGTGTGGCCGACGTATCGGGAGATTATCGATCACTTCGGGTACCGCTCCCCGAACAGTGTCACGCAGAATCTGAAGGCGCTGCACCGGAAGAAGCATCTTGTCCGCGACAGTCAGGGATACCACCTGGCTCCAAAGCATCGGGACGACGAGGAGGACACCGGCATCCCGGTTCGGGGCATCATCTCTGCCGGTACGCTGCAGGAGGCCGTCGAGGCGGATCTGGGCACGATCACGCTCGACATGATCTTCCCCAACATCGATCGCCTCTTCGCGATTCGCGTCTCCGGTCAGTCGATGCAGGGCGCCGACATTCGCGATGGCGACTACGTGCTTCTCATCGACGACGACATCCCTGAGGGTGGAATCGGGGCCGTGCTCTACAACGGGGAGACGTCACTGAAGCGCGTGTACCATGACAAAAACGGCCTCCGGCTCGAGCCCTGCAATCCGGAGTACGACGACATCCACATCCACCCCGATGTCTTCGAAGAGGTAACCATTCTCGGTCGCTACGTCGGCCATGTCAACGAGCGCGGCATTTTCAAGCGTCGCTCTGCCGCGTAGGCGAGATGGGGAGGGGGAGCAAGGGGTAAGGGTGAGGGAGAGAAAGAGGGAATGGGGGAATGGGGGAAAAGAGGCTTGATGCGAGTGCTACTGCTCGATTCGGGCGCTGAAATTAGGTCCTTTTCCTCGAGGAGACTGCTAACCCGAATGCCTTCAGGCGTGCAGGACGCAGGTTTTCCTGCCGAAAGAGTTCTGAAAGCTTTAGATGTCTGCCCTGAAGCTTGTGAGCGCGATTGGGAAGTCCTGTCACTGTCACTTCATCTCGACGTCTTATGTCTATTCCGAACTGGTCCTCTCATGTCCGTCGCGGTGGGGGATTCTGGAGTGACGGTCGGTGGTATGATCTTCACCTGGAGCGCCGTATGCCGCTGGCGCTGCCGATGCTCGAAGAGTTGCGGGATGCTCTGCCACCTCTGCCGGCAGGGACGCGGGTTTGTGACCTGGCCTGTGGCACGGGCAACGGCGCGGTGACCGTGTTGAGCGCGTACCCAGAGGTCCACATCACGCTCCTGGACGAGGACCCCGACCTGCTCTCGGTCGCGCGGGAAAAGGTGGATCCGCTTACGCTTGACGTCGAGGTGCTGCAGACAACGATCGATACCGACGGTGAAGCAATCCCCGGTGGGCCGTACGATGTGGTCATTGCCTCCCTTGCCCTCCACGCCATTGTCGGACACGACGTTGAGCGTGCGGAGGCCGAGTCTCGCTATGAACTTCTCTTTCGCAGCATCGCCGACGGTTTGGTCTCTGGCGGACACTGCTTCGTCGGCGATCACGTCGGCACACTCCCGCTCTTCGCCCAGCTCAAAGCCATGGAGCGCGCCGGCTTTCGCGACGTCGACTGCGCCTGGCGCCAGGACGACTTCTTCGTCGCTGCAGGAAGGCTCGGGGAATAGCAATCGGGGGATGAGGTATGCGCTGTGGGGGAGGAGAATACGCTCTTGATCCATAACTCTGGCGTTCGGCACGATGGTTCTGGGAAAATCCACGGTCCGCAAAATTAACGTTCCTACGTTCACACGTCCATACGCTAACACATCCACACATCCAAACCTCCAGATGTCCACACCGAACGGATCACCGTTCTCCTCGGATGCGCTCGTAGGTTTTCTCCAGGTCGACATACGGCTCGGGGTAGTCGGCGCCAATGATGCAGCCGTACTCTTTCTGTTCCTCGCGGCTCATCGTGTGCGGCTCGTGGATGTATTGATCCGGCACGTCGGATAGCTCGGGCAGCCAGTGGCGGACGTAGTCGCCGTCGGAGTCGTAGCGCTGCGCCTGTTTGACGATGTTGAAGTAGCGGGAGCGCGGGTCATTGCCGACGCGGGAGTTGTATGCCCAGTTGCCCCAGTTGCTGGCGACATCGTAGTCGACCAATCGTGACTCGAAGTACGCCGCGCCCATGCGCCAGTCGAGCTTCAGGCTCTGGGAAAGCATACTGGCGACGTTCTGCCGGCCGCGGTTCGACATGAAGCCCGTCGTATTGAGCTCACGCATGTTGGCGTCAATGAACGGGATGCCCGTTGTCGCCGTCGCCCACTTCTCGAACGACTCGTCGTGGTAGGTCCAGTCGATGTCGTTGTCGTTGAGTCCGCCGGGGTGGAACAGCTTCGGCCCGGCCTTCCAGGTGACGTACGTGAAGAAGTCGCGCCAGATGAGCTCGAAGACCATCCAGTAGGTCGACTTATTGCTGACGCGCCGGTCCTCGTAGCGCTGGACCTCCTCGTAGATCTGTCGCGGCGTAATGCAGCCGTGCGCGAGCCACGGGCTGAACTTCGACGAGTAGCCTTCGCCCAGCAGGCCGTTGCGCGTCGCCTTGTATTCCTTCAGGTGATCGTCGCGCCAGATGTATTGCTGAATGCGGTCGAGGCCGCGCGTCTCGCCGCCCTTCCAGGGGAGCACGCCCCGCTCGTCGGCCGTCGCGTTGCCCTCGACCCCGAGATCCTCATTTGTCGGTATGGTGCCGGGATCCAGGTCCTCCGGCAGGGGGGCGAGCGTCTCCGGCGGATCGATTGTCGGGCGCACCTCCGACTGCTTCTGCAGCTTCTTCCGGAACGGCGTGAACACGTCCGGCACGTCGTCCGCGCTCTCGAACGGCGCATCGTCCAGGTGGTAGAGCGTCTTCCCCCAGAAGTAGGCCGGCTGTGCGTTGGTGTTGCGGAGGGCCTCCTCAACCGCGTTCTCGACCTCCTTTTCCTCCGTGCCCACCTCCTCGAACATGTACACGTCCGTCGCACTCGTCTCGCGGACCAGCTCGGGCAGCACGTCCTCCGGTTTCGCATGGCGCACCACGAGGTCCGCACCCAGACCCTTGAGTGACTCCCGCAGGTCGGCAACGCTCTCCCGGAGAAAACGAGCGCGGATCGCCCCCGTCTTCGGCAGATCGAACATCGTCGTCGCGAAGTGTCGCGGGTCGAAGCAGTAGACCGGGATCACCACATCGTGGTGCTCCGCTGCATACGACAGCGCCTCATGATCGCGAATGCGAAGGTCGTTCCGGTGCCAGACGATGGCCGTGGACATAGCTTGTAAGTATGGACGTGTGGATGTTTGGAGGTGTGAATGTTCGGGGGGGCGGTCTCGTAGCGAAGAGAAAGACCTTCATACTTCCATACTTTCAGAACCTGTTTGGCGGATGGATCGCGGGAATATACGCATGACCGTTCATTTCTATCGGAGGCCTGTTGGGATCCTTTCGCGATGACGCCGCAGACACCGGTGCGCGAGAACAGCTAATCCTCGTGCTACGAACGTCGGGAGGACCGACCACCGGGAGGTCCGTACCTTTAGATCGCCGAAGGCTGTCCGCCAAACAGGTTATCAGCCTTTCACTTCTTTTCGCCAGGGGACGTGGTCGCGGTTCTTGTTGCGGCGGCAGCGCTGGGAGCAGTACTTGACGTTTTCCCAGTCGTCTTCCCATTTCTTTCGCCACTTGAACTCGCGGTTACAGACCGGGCAGGTCTTTGTCGGGAGATTGCCT belongs to Longibacter salinarum and includes:
- the recO gene encoding DNA repair protein RecO, with the protein product MAKRDIIRSQAIVLRGMDYSETSRIVTLFTRKQGKISVMAKGARRTKSSFGSTLQPMAYTQVVYYYKPTRTLQMLTESSHVTAFHDLNRRLEKITIGLRIVELVDALMEEEDRQPSVFALVLQALDALNRAEERIDNLWPFVQLRIARALGVAPSIDRENVEAVTDAGGILSLANGGVYPRTARPSHARTASRAALRAFAILARADIDVILRMDLDEQTRARVHRLVAEYMEFHFESAYPTRSRDVIAQLKSGG
- a CDS encoding LexA family protein; amino-acid sequence: MGRKKLTAKQHEFLQFLIDHTQEHEVWPTYREIIDHFGYRSPNSVTQNLKALHRKKHLVRDSQGYHLAPKHRDDEEDTGIPVRGIISAGTLQEAVEADLGTITLDMIFPNIDRLFAIRVSGQSMQGADIRDGDYVLLIDDDIPEGGIGAVLYNGETSLKRVYHDKNGLRLEPCNPEYDDIHIHPDVFEEVTILGRYVGHVNERGIFKRRSAA
- a CDS encoding class I SAM-dependent methyltransferase, whose protein sequence is MSIPNWSSHVRRGGGFWSDGRWYDLHLERRMPLALPMLEELRDALPPLPAGTRVCDLACGTGNGAVTVLSAYPEVHITLLDEDPDLLSVAREKVDPLTLDVEVLQTTIDTDGEAIPGGPYDVVIASLALHAIVGHDVERAEAESRYELLFRSIADGLVSGGHCFVGDHVGTLPLFAQLKAMERAGFRDVDCAWRQDDFFVAAGRLGE
- a CDS encoding DASH family cryptochrome, translating into MSTAIVWHRNDLRIRDHEALSYAAEHHDVVIPVYCFDPRHFATTMFDLPKTGAIRARFLRESVADLRESLKGLGADLVVRHAKPEDVLPELVRETSATDVYMFEEVGTEEKEVENAVEEALRNTNAQPAYFWGKTLYHLDDAPFESADDVPDVFTPFRKKLQKQSEVRPTIDPPETLAPLPEDLDPGTIPTNEDLGVEGNATADERGVLPWKGGETRGLDRIQQYIWRDDHLKEYKATRNGLLGEGYSSKFSPWLAHGCITPRQIYEEVQRYEDRRVSNKSTYWMVFELIWRDFFTYVTWKAGPKLFHPGGLNDNDIDWTYHDESFEKWATATTGIPFIDANMRELNTTGFMSNRGRQNVASMLSQSLKLDWRMGAAYFESRLVDYDVASNWGNWAYNSRVGNDPRSRYFNIVKQAQRYDSDGDYVRHWLPELSDVPDQYIHEPHTMSREEQKEYGCIIGADYPEPYVDLEKTYERIRGER
- a CDS encoding DUF2256 domain-containing protein, whose amino-acid sequence is MSHQKGNLPTKTCPVCNREFKWRKKWEDDWENVKYCSQRCRRNKNRDHVPWRKEVKG